A stretch of DNA from Lycium ferocissimum isolate CSIRO_LF1 chromosome 4, AGI_CSIRO_Lferr_CH_V1, whole genome shotgun sequence:
ATTTACTTTATGCTAAGTAAAAAACACAAAATATAATCATTTAATTTATAATGTTGTGGGATATTTTTCAGTTTCCTAActgttttttcaaattaatatgtTTTTCCCCATATTCGTATGGTTACTTCATTTTCTAGATATTGACTATTGAAGTTTAACATTTTAACCACTTGAAAATTACATTAgtaaatgaaaataagaaaggtTAGGTCTTGGACTTGAATTTAAACATAATCTTTACTATAGGAATAAAGGTTCCGTGCTCTATAATTGCTCCAGTCAATTCTCTATTCTATTATTTGTTTTCCGGGAAAGTATGATATATACTATAGAAGGTCTTTGAGGCTGAGAGTTAAGGTCTTATTCCATCCTTATTCATGTTCACGGATATTGATTAGATAGGCTACTTCGTTCTTAATCTGAAAATGGTTCTTACAATTTTTTTgtcaatattttaatataagATGTTAAAAGAACCATTAAAAGCGGTACAATTATGAAAAGATGTTTCATTTGTAAAGATTAATTTTCTTTGTAAGACTATGAAATACATATTTTGATCATTTTAatgatcaaaatatatataataaaatggttcttacaatttttttgtgtatttttgaATAAGGTAAGATGTTAAAAGAACCATTAAAAGCGGTACAATATGAAAAGATGTTTGATTTGTAAAGATTAATTTTCTTTGTAAGACTATGAAATACATATTTTGATCATTTTAatgatcaaaatatatataatataaaagtaAAGATGTAGATAAGGTGATGTAATGCCATTCCTTCctatttctcctttttttgacttttttcctcaatttaaataatatttttcacattttgtttGATCTTTTCCTCTCatttcttcatttatttttgtttaaatagCTCACAAACTCTCTACATTCAATTACTCAACCTTTCCTCTTCCCAATTTATTACTCAATTAAAGagtaagataattattttatctaatgGAAGATGAAAGGACTCTCTTGAATATATcgttttcttattcttttcctttcacaGAATTTGAGTAAATTAAAAGTTGTTTCTATTCTCTAATTAAATGTGAGAATTAATGCATATAAATGCATGTCATCatatatgcttatatatataggatGCTCCCAACTTCTAATTCCCATCAGTTGCAACGTGTATGAGGTATTTTTGCCTCATGTGTTTTCTTTGCATTAAGTTTTCTGTTAATGTTTCAGGCCTTATTAATATTGTCAGGaccataaaatattattattttgtagaGGTATTATTTAATCgataaattaatatttattaatttgaaGAGTGTTTTCGAGATTCAATAAAGATTAATTTTGATTACATCAAAATCATTATCTTACTAATTTATGTATCATATTAATTgaattaatataaaaagaaaattcattaTACATAAAGTAcaatgtatgatgtatgattcattgtaatgttttttttttttattaaatgatTCATTGTAATGTTCATTGTTTATTCATTGTAATTAATAAATCATTGTAATGTTCATTGTTTCTTAATAATCAAATATTATTCATTGTATTTTTACTAAAAACATTCAATGTGTGATGGTGAGAGAATAAATTATATAAGCAACATAGAAAATTTCTTCAAACCGTACCCAACAATGGCTTCTCATCTAAAAGGTGTCACAAAATCAACAATGACAGATCAAATATGTAAAGCATTATGTGAGTACAAAAGAGATCATTCCACATGCACTCAAAAAGATTTGCAGTTGTGGCTTGatgaaaattttcatttgaAAGTTAGTCAAGGTACAATATCAAACACACTCAAATAATCAGTTGAGTATCTTTCGGCTAACTTAGAAAAGGAAGGGATATCAAGCGGCACAAGCCAACAAAATTTCCAGACATGGAGAAGGTTGTTTATGAGTGGTTTCTCCAACACCAAGATCGTGTCAATATAACCGAAGAGTTAATTTTGGAGAAGGCGAAAGATACAATGAAACTTTTATATCCTCAACAAGATTTTGAGCACAACTTTTCTCAAGGTTGGCTTGAGAAATTCAAGCTAAGACATGGTATCGAGTCATTTCATCGTTTCGAAGAGAGCGGTTCGGTTGATATACAAGACATAGAGATGGAATTGGAGTCCATAAGGGAAAAAATAGACCAGTTCCCTATGAAAGATGTTTtttaatatggatgaaactgGTTTGTTTTACAGGTTACAAGCTGATCATTCTCTTTCTACGAAACAACTTGAAGGAAAAAAGCATGACAAAGAAAGGCTCATGGTTGTTATTTGTTGCAACGAGGATGGATTTGAAAAAATTCAATTTCTCAAGTTGTTTCGTAGCAAGAGAATGATCAGCTTGTAACCTGTAAAACAAACCAGTTTCATCCATAATAAAAACATCTTTCATAGGGAACTGGTCTATTTTTTCCCTAATGGACTCCAACTTCGTCTCCATGTCTTGTATATCAACCGAACCACTCTCTCTGGAACGACGAAATGACTTGATACCATGTCTTAGCTTGAATTTCTCAAGCCAACCTTGAGAAAAATTGTGCTCAAAATCTTGTTGAGGATATAAAAGTTTCACTGTATCTCTCGCCTTCTCCAAAATTAACTCTCCGGCTATATTCACACGGTCTTGGTATTGGAGAAATCACTCATAATTAACCTTCTCCATGTCTGGAAATTTTGCTAGCTTGTGCCGCTTGATATCCATTCCTTTTTCTAAGTTAGCCGAAAGATACTCAGCTGATCGTTTGAGTGTGATTGATATTGTACCTTGACTAACTTTCAAATGAAAATTTTCGTCAAGCCACAACTTCAAATCTTTTTGAGTGCATGTAGAATGATCTCTTTTGTACTCACATAATGCTTTACGTATTTGATCTGTCATTGTTGATTTTGTGACACCTTTTAGATGAGAAGCCATTGTTGGGTACGGTTTGAAAAAATTTTCTATGTTGCTTATATAGTTTATTCTCTCACCATCATACATTGAATGTTTTTAGTAAAAATACAAGGGAAAAGACATGTTTTAACCCACAGAACTTGtacgaaaactcactttagcaactaaacttaacttctatttatttaccccctttAACAACTTACGTTTCAATTGTTTTCCACCCCAAatgctgacgtggcaaaaaaaattaaaaaaataataattaagagagtgaaaaacaaaaaaagtgagcccgctcatatatatatatatatatatatatatatatatatatatatatatatatatatatatatatatatatatatattattataaattaaaaaataaaataaacattatacaattgaaaaataaaataaaaataaaaaccatcACCATCTTCTTCACAATCCCTCCCACTCCACAACTCCACCCAACATCTTCTTCCCACTCCACACCCCCGCCTCCCCCACTGACCCCCCCCGGTTTTTCTTCCCACTCCATGACCCCCCGCCCCCGCCACCCCCCCAgtgctttttctctttttctaaaCTCTCCCCCCGGGTCCTCTTCCCCACCACTGtcacctccaccaccaccaccaccaccacgaaatttttttctttagtgAAGGGCAGTCCGTGCAATTTCTTTAGTGAAGTTGTTATTCCAAGCTTACTTAGAAGTACATAAAAGATAATAATTCATTGAAtggaaattataaaaaattcatGAACGCTTTGACTTTAGAATTAAGCACATCATTAGCTAATTCCAACATGAAGAGGAATATTAGCCGCCATCTGTTGTGCTTCTCCTTCCGATTATGTTTTAGTTATCTTTTAGGCTTGTGAGTAGAATATGTTTCaccattttttggtttcttgattttgattttgattttgattttctttcaaaaataaagttacggaagaaatgggtttgctaataatggtggtggaagaaatgggtttgctagaaatggTGATGGTTGTGGATGTgggtattttgattttctttcaaaaataaagttatggtaGAAATGGGTTTACTAATAATGGTGGTGGAAGAAATGGTTTTGCTAGAAATAATGGTGGTTGTGGATGTGGGTTAaagatggtggtggtgatttttttcttttaaggaatttgatgaaatttggtgggagatgatggtggtggtgggtgtgaatgtgggttaaagatgatggtgatgattttttttttttttttaaggcagTTCGTCCAATTTTTTGGGCGGCGACGTCGGCGGCGGAGGCGGCATAAGGCGGCATGGTGGTTGATAAAAGTTGggtgaggatgaggagaaagaagaaagagaaagaaaaaaataataaaagaaaaacaaaaaatgatgtGTTGGTAATTTTGACATGGCAATGATGTAGCACGACGCCAATGATGTGGCATTGACGTATTAAGCGTGTATTGGCGCGTGTAATACACCTCACGTtgagtggtattatttttttggaaaacaattgaaacgtaagttgttaaggggtaaataaatagaagttaagtttagttgctaaagtgaatTTTAGGTACTTAAGTTCGGGGTTAAAACATGTCTTTTCTCAAAATACAATGAATAATATTTGATTATTAAGGAAACAATGAACATTACAATGATTTATTAATTACAATGAATAAACAATGAACATTAAAATGAatcatttaataaaaaaaaaaaacattaaaatgaatcatacatcatacattgtgttgtataatgaatttattttttatattaattcaaTAAATATGATACATAAATTACTAAGATACAATGATTTTGATGTAATCAAAATTAACCTTCATTGAATCTCGAAAACACTCTTTAGATTAATAAATACTAATTTATCGATTAAATAATAACTCTacaaataataatatttcatgaTCCCGACAATATTAATTTAGAGAGGTTCTACTGTATATTTGGAGAGAAAGCGGATATATATTTTGTACGTAAAATAGGTAAGTAGGTGATATATGTAGCGTGAAATAGATAGTTCACTTGTAAGTTTAATGCCAAAGTTtgattatttagtttttttgtggctataattgaaatcatagaaatatacaaaagaagagaaaagggagaaaaattATATGGTTTTTATGAAAATCAAAAtgattattttctatttaactTGAAACGTGTCTCCCAAATTTTCCGATAATGAAGATTCACATAGACCGTTAAAAGAACTATGAAAAGACGGTAGACTCATATAAGATATTTGATTAGTAAaacatatttctttttataaaaatagattCGCATAGACCGTTAAAAGAACCATGAAAAGACAGTAGACTCATTATAAGATGTTTGATTAGTAAAACTtattctttttataaaaataataaataaatattgatCATCTTCTCATATAACTAATGATATTACTCCCCTCCGAtttaaaaagagtgttcacttaactttattttttaattaagaaatgTGTCAGcttaccaaataaaaaaaaattaactttatttttttcagatttgcccttattaaATGCTAAGTGATCAAATTTCAATACCTATTTAAATAGGGAtaacttagtcaaattacctatttttgcctGTGAGTTAATTTTAAAGAAATTGCCATATGAATTTAAATGAACATTGTTTTTGAACCGGAGAGAGTAATACTTAAAtcatatttttattcttttataacTGCGTGACACGCGGATAAATACACTAATTCAATTATAAATGTAATTATCCTATTCGAGTCATCTAGAAACTAGCAAATCAAATCCTTCTTTGATTGAAAAGGAATCCCCgtgattttctttttgaaaaaaacgtTGTACGTGCAATTAATGAGTACCACAGCTATGAAAATTAATGTAAAGGAATCCCCATGATTTTCTTTTCGAAAAAAACGTTGTAAGTGCAATTAATGAGTACCGCAGCTATGAAAATTAATGTACCGATCAAAATTATATGCTTATGTGTAATTAATGTATGATTTTTCCTGGAAAGAGGGTGAagttattaaataataaaaggCAACAAATTTTATTACTACAAGATTGTTATAAAATGAATTTAGTATTATGAGATAAAGCTTTTCCAAAATTAcgtatttttttccatttatatCAAACCCTTAGTTGAGCAAGCGCCATTGAAATCTGCAAagttttttgataattttttccctaaaaggtattgatttatttttaaaaaatgaattggTAATATTTGTCGTAATATTAAGATTTCAGAGTTAAATAACAATTTATTTATGTGATTCCTTTTTCCAAAGGATTCTAAATTATAGCAGGAGTGATTAATGGTAGACTTGATTCTTAGTTTGAATAATCAGTGTATTCCGATTTTTATATAAGGTTTACTGTTTTCTATTGTTAGCCTATTATGCTGATGTGCGGGAACAAGCAGATCTTTGTAATGCAAATTGTAGGTAAGAATTTTAGCCAAGCATTGAGTATTTCCTGCATAAATTCTTCTCAAGAACTAGTTTTAGAGTTTATAGTTTAAGATCAATTCATTCTTCTTTTTAGGTTGGTTAATATTCTATGGTCCTTAGTGACGATGACGCATATTGAGATCTCTATACAGTAATACTCATGATTGGTTCTTGATGAGTAATGGAATATGGCATGACTACATGGATGCAAATTAAAATTTCTCCTATGTGGTTAGGTGTGTTATACAAGCTTAAACAACTATTGTGCCATGGATTTTGATGGTGTGCAGGCTTAAACAAACTAGGGTTGGATTCTAGCAATCAAAAGGAttgtaattttcttttgttgaccGTCTCTGTTTATGCTTTTAACCTAGTATTGTCGGACCCTTATACCTTTTTTGACTCAATTTTCGGTTGTGGAGTTATAGATTTTAGACGTTTTTGCCTCTCGGAAGTTAACTCTGAAAGTCGTACTCTAGGTTAACTTTTCCATTCTTTTTGGTATTTAATTATCACTTTCAATATATTATCTTGTGTGTTTCTTCATTATACTTTTAACACATAGTTTTGTTTTAGGTGTGTAGATCAGTTAACattgtagaacaaaaaaaaaaaaaaaaaaaatgactgaggtacaagaaaattataaaaacGAAAAAACATTGTTTAGCTAAGGTGGAAGATGATGGATAACAGAAACCTCACAAAAGAAATCTGTGGAAAATTATAGATTGCCACTTAACAGTCAGTTCTTATTTCCTTTAAATAATTCATCAGGAGGAATACATATTGTTTGATTTACATTAGTTGATATTGTATTTAATAGTTTATTTTTTCTATCACTAAGgtaatttattgatattgtatCAATAAGCAAGAAATGGTATCTTATAATGCAATCAGACCTAATTTTTATAAGGTTCAAGAAGAGCACAAAGAAAAGATATCATTCAACGTGCCGATATGAGTGTACGAGAAGTAAGTGAAATAGTGGGGAGTTTGGGCTACACGGGAGGCATGCATCAACTATCcggattgggctcctctccatttctttctctccattttcccctaGAGTTACATTTGgattagagacacatggcatgggttagaattaatgactaagatttaattgactaaaacaaggccctaaccatgattacataattaataacttttccataattatattagaataattttctctcttcctatttacttttccTACCCAAAAGAATATCTTTTTCCGATTTATCCGATTATTTTTTGCcccttaattttttcccctaatAGACCCAatattcaattggtgatattttccattttttcaattACTCATGCTTATAATTTACCTAATATAGACtccattattcaattggtaattgtatatTTTGAAAGAGTTGTCTATATTCGAAAATATCACCATTAAAGATTTTTCATGATTGTAAATAAAGATGGAATATTAAaatagaagagagagaaaattattctaatataattatggaaaagttattaattatgtaatcatcgttaggttttgttttaatcaattaaatcttagccattaattctaacccatgccatgtgtctctaatcCAAGATAGTAATCCTAAAAATGGCTTTAAAGGATATGGAAATCCAACTATCATTGACAAATATATCATCCTTGGTTACTTTAGAAAATCCAGTGTGCAGGAGTGTTGTTTTATAGCATGCTATAAATATGGAAGAAACATGGGCGTATGCGAAAACCCCGATTGACATGGGTCTGACGAGGTAGCTGACCTAGCGCAGAGAATGGAAATCAATGCTCCTTACAAGATTGGTGCTTTGAATTTTGATGGGGGTATTAATTTAATTCCAGACAATTTAATTTAATTCCAGACAAGTGTGTAAATGTCGGTAAATTTTAAGTCTGTAATGTCTTTTTCGTGCAAGATTTGGGGGctagttatttatttttctatttttgtaacAATAAGGTAAATCTGCCCTACCGGAGAGAAAGCTTCTAGAACCTTTCGATTAATGGAACATAATTATTCTTCTTATAATTGCAATTGTTGTAAGATAAGGTTTTGACGGCTTGCTGATGGCGTGTCCCATAATTACAAGTATTCACATTACAATGTTAATTATTGGTCGTATCGAACATTGAAAGCTATTCTATTAACCCTCTTCTGTTATCTTATTATGTTTTCATCTTTCTATCCTCAACAGGATTTTTACGTGCGAGGCACGTACATAGAAActaatctatattattttaaaagcatgaatataaatgctAGTTGACCAAAATATTCTTCACATATTGAACGACCTTTATCCTTTTTTAAGTTGAAATTTTATCTGAAAGATGATTTCATATAGGATAATATTGTAATATTAATCTTTTTTGTAATATACTAGGACAtcaaattcaattgaaatcctAATCCGTCTCTTGAATAATTAAAGTATTTCTTCAAAAGAGATAATTGTATTCTAGATACCTACCTGgctcatattctttttttgaaGTTAATGTCCGTTAAGATTCATATTATTTGTATGATTGGAAGTCTTATTAAATATTATAGTTGAAGGAAATCTAAGTACTTTTTATGGGATGAGCACAAATACATGCTAGACGAGCATATCAATGCAAAACTCCCGAGTAAGTGAAAAGGTTCCATGTGAACGGCACTTGCACATGGGTTAGTTGATCTAACCTCGACGAGATAAGCGCGTTTTGACAAATGTGACCGAAAAAGGGAATCGGGTTAAAAATTTCGAACCGGACGTGGCGGTTGACGACAGCAGAAGTCCGGTGGGAACGTCGGCGGGAGCCTCGGGAAGCAGTTACTTTTTCCGAATGCCCACCTCACTCACCTGAAACGACGGCTGGTAGAGGTAGGGTCCGGCGGGCGGAAGAGCACCGCACGTCGCGTGGTTTCGGGTGCCTCCGACGGCCCTTGAAATCCGAGACCAGTACCGTCCACGCCCGCCGTACCTAATAACCGCATCGGTCTCCAAGGTGAACGACCTACGGTCGATGGGAACAATGTAGGCAAGGAAGTCGGCAAAATGGATCCGTAACTTCGGGAAAAGGATTGGCTGCGAGGGGTGGGCACGGGGGTCCCGGGCCCCGAACCTGTCGGCCCGTCGTGGACCGTGCTCGGTCGTCATGCGCGAGAAGCGGGTCGCCGCCGTGACCACGGGGACGGACCTGGGAACGGCCGCCTGGGGCCTTCCGGGTGTCGAACGACGAATCCCGAAGTACGGACAAGGGGAATCCGAttgtttaagaaaaagaaaaaaaaagagtaagtaGTAAAGGATTCCAGTACTTCCTTCTCTATTGAATGTCGGGTTGCATTTTTCTTCtaaattattactattatttttcaattaagtTGGATTATTTTAGTCCTAACATATTCCCGACCCTGCTAAAGCGGGGTGgttgtgcaccgggctgcccttcttttttctaaatatatttttccacgtaggtaaaaaatataaaggatatatacaaaaaaaaaaaaaacaatatgtTAATGAGAAGTATTATGTGGATACGATCAAATAGTATTTTGtactcataaaataaataatatataatttcaaataacattacCTAACATTTATTATGATTGACAGGGAATAACATGCGAggcatgttcatagaggctagttattataaaagcatgaatataaatgttggttgaccaaaatattttttaaatattgaacgacttttatacccttaaattttaaagttaagttaGGATAAAATTGTAATCACCATCGATATTTAATTTTGGATCAAGTAAAATTTAGGATTTTGAGGTTACTTATGAACTTTTCACTACACAAGCAAATAAATCCTACTTGGAATATGAAGGCATACCTAACGTATCCTAAAGGACTAAACTATTTACATTAATTGTTTCTCCTCAACTGAAAAATACATATTAACTAGGATAAAGAATTTTTAGTAGAAAGGAATTTAACATAATGCAAACACTAATTGAATTCTTAATGACCTAATATTACGGACATTGAAGTGAAGTTACTAACTATTCATATAGATTTTTACTAGCACTAagcttgaaaagaatttttgattTGTTGTCAAAGAGTGTTTAATATTGGATATAattgtaatatatataaaaaatcacATATCTGGGACTTtgatttgaataaaataaataattgttatCTGACTACAATTCGAAAAATAGCATCCGAAACCTAATATACTAACCCACGTCATGACTATTGTGTACAATCTTGTGATCGTTCTTCTTTTAAGAACTAGATGCAATTGCACGGGCCCAACTATTCATTGTTTTTTGCTTATTAATGTAATCCTTGTTACACTATTTGTTCTAATTTGATTAATCTATTTAAaagtaataatatatttttatatttgataacaattaaatttaaacagcccttaaaaataaattaattgccAAGAAGTAGACATGTTGCACATGAGCTGCTTCTTGattcttctatatagtagaaatttTGTATGCAAATTGATATtctttttgtagtttttttaGTTTATGTTAAAGTAATACTATTTCGGAAAACATACACTACTAAGAAATTAAAGTCTGCTACTTTGAAGTCAACTTTGATAATATCTCTCCTAATATATTCGGTGTTTATTGGGTATCAAAGATTTAAGGAATATTTTCCCCAAATAAACATAGATTTGAGATAAAGAGTTTGATTGATTAGCAAGACAGCCAAAAGGGTTCTCAAACGCTCTCTTCTCTCACCTCCTATTTTCATGCAAAACCCTAACACGTGGATCTCAAGCTTGGTGAACATGGCCTCCATAGCCGGTGGCCAGTCCACAATGGTGGCTGGCCAGCCCTCACAAAATACGACTGATCCTAATGTCAAACCTAATGCTTTACAATATTTAGATCTTTTCAAACCCTAAAGTTTGAATGACCCAACACACAACCAAATACAACCATTGCCTCAAATTCCCGTAGGCCAAGAATCTTTTTCACTTAGGGTGCTATCATCAGAATACACTGAATCAGAAGTTGATCAAATGAATGTCATTGAAGAACTCCAATATGCTGTGGTTGGGAAATTTTCATATGGACAGCCAGATATTGAACAGCTTCGCCGAATAATCCCTGCACAATGTGGAATAAAAGGTGAGTGTAGAATAGGTTTTCTAAGAACCACATGTGCTTATCGATGATAATTTCTTTGAAGACTTTATGAATTTCACATAAAAATGTATATTACATTAAGATAAAAGGGATACTCGTTTAAACCGANNNNNNNNNNNNNNNNNNNNNNNNNNNNNNNNNNNNNNNNNNNNNNNNNNNNNNNNNNNNNNNNNNNNNNNNNNNNNNNNNNNNNNNNNNNNNNNNNNNNATCTTTTTGGGATTTCTAGTCTTTTTTTTACCTTTAGGAAGAGTTTTCTGCATAAATCTTGTAAATAAACTTAGCGAACCCTCATCTAATCACATGCACTCAACATCATCATCCCATTGTTCGAGGACGATAGAAGCAAGTGCAAGTCTATATGCTGTGGACCTTAAATTTCTAACCAGGACATAGATCTCCTTCCTTCTCTTCCTAACACCTACAGCCTTCCACTGTTCCTCCCTCAGGCGAGCAAGACAGACAGCCTCGCAAAGAGCCACCGCAACAGGCTTCTTACTGCAGCATAAATTCAGATAAACTCAGTGCCAAAATCAAAGAAAGAGCCATAACTGAAGTAAATacaattttttcttctaatttaataaaatttatctGGACGACTATGCTGCAAGTTATTTCCAGAATTGCTATTTAATTTACTAACCTTCCCCGAACAAATCCTGTTGTAATAAAGCCAATGGGTAATCTATAAGATTCTTTGGCAGCAGGATCTTCAGGTACTTGAAATTCCCATTTACCGGTTGCTTGCTGAGAGAAGCACGATCTCACAAAGGACTCAGGTACTTGAAGTTCTCCTTTGGAAATCTCTGATCTGCATAATTCAAAACAGATGCATTTGAAAATAAGAAGCTATTTATAATAAGTTTCGGCAAACATCAATAAATTAGTCCAGTTAAACATCAAATTACAAACCTACTACTCGCATTCTGTCCATATAAAATTGCTAACTATAATGGTTACAGACGAGAACATGTTAAAAACCTTGAACAGAATTTTCAAGATGGCTTTTT
This window harbors:
- the LOC132053812 gene encoding uncharacterized protein LOC132053812; the encoded protein is MASHLKGVTKSTMTDQIRKALCEYKRDHSTCTQKDLKLWLDENFHLKVSQAGELILEKARDTVKLLYPQQDFEHNFSQGWLEKFKLRHGIKSFRRSRESGSVDIQDMETKLESIREKIDQFPMKDVFIMDETGLFYRLQADHSLATKQLEKLNFFKSILVATNNNHEPFFVMLFSFKLFRRKRMISL